In Erigeron canadensis isolate Cc75 chromosome 7, C_canadensis_v1, whole genome shotgun sequence, one DNA window encodes the following:
- the LOC122606604 gene encoding peptidyl-prolyl cis-trans isomerase CYP19-4 isoform X1: MKSVSAVLICSLTLIGTLAFTEAKKSDKDLKEVTHKVYFDVEIAGKPAGRVVFGLFGNTVPKTAENFRALCTGEKGVGKSGKPLHFKGSKFHRIIPSFMIQGGDFTRGDGTGGESIYGEKFKDENFKIKHTAPGLLSMANAGKNTNGSQFFITTVTTSWLDGKHVVFGKVLSGMDVVYKMEAEGTQSGSPKSKVTIADSGELPL; encoded by the exons ATGAAGTCAGTATCTGCCGTACTTATCTGTTCTCTGACTCTCATCGGAACCCTAGCTTTCACTGAG GCTAAGAAATCAGACAAGGATTTGAAGGAAGTGACCCACAAAGTATATTTCGATGTTGAAATTGCTGGAAAGCCTGCAG GAAGAGTTGTTTTTGGTCTCTTTGGAAATACTGTTCCAAAAACAGCAG AAAACTTCAGAGCATTGTGTACCG GAGAGAAAGGAGTTGGAAAGAGCGGAAAGCCACTTCACTTCAAGGGAAGTAAGTTCCACAGGATTATCCCCAGTTTTATGATTCAAGGGGGTGATTTCACTCGCGGAGATGGGACCGGAGGAGAATCAATTTATGGAGAAAAGTTCAAAGACGAGAATTTCAAGATCAAGCATACTGCACCTG GACTTCTGTCAATGGCAAATGCTGGAAAAAACACTAATGGCTCACAATTCTTCATCACAACTGTCACAACCAGCTG GTTGGATGGTAAGCATGTTGTATTTGGAAAGGTGTTGTCCGGGATGGACGTTGTTTACAAGATGGAAGCTGAGGGCACGCAAAGTGGATCACCAAAAAGCAAAGTTACAATTGCCGATAGCGGTGAACTACCTCTATAA
- the LOC122606604 gene encoding peptidyl-prolyl cis-trans isomerase CYP20-1 isoform X2 translates to MKSVSAVLICSLTLIGTLAFTEAKKSDKDLKEVTHKVYFDVEIAGKPAGRVVFGLFGNTVPKTAENFRALCTGEKGVGKSGKPLHFKGSKFHRIIPSFMIQGGDFTRGDGTGGESIYGEKFKDENFKIKHTAPGKNPFNRCLVQIIDTMTSKFMKHLWNLLCRTSVNGKCWKKH, encoded by the exons ATGAAGTCAGTATCTGCCGTACTTATCTGTTCTCTGACTCTCATCGGAACCCTAGCTTTCACTGAG GCTAAGAAATCAGACAAGGATTTGAAGGAAGTGACCCACAAAGTATATTTCGATGTTGAAATTGCTGGAAAGCCTGCAG GAAGAGTTGTTTTTGGTCTCTTTGGAAATACTGTTCCAAAAACAGCAG AAAACTTCAGAGCATTGTGTACCG GAGAGAAAGGAGTTGGAAAGAGCGGAAAGCCACTTCACTTCAAGGGAAGTAAGTTCCACAGGATTATCCCCAGTTTTATGATTCAAGGGGGTGATTTCACTCGCGGAGATGGGACCGGAGGAGAATCAATTTATGGAGAAAAGTTCAAAGACGAGAATTTCAAGATCAAGCATACTGCACCTGGTAAGAATCCTTTTAACCGGTGTCTAG TTCAAATTATTGACACGATGACTTCAAAATTTATGAAACATTTATGGAACTTGCTCTGTAGGACTTCTGTCAATGGCAAATGCTGGAAAAAACACTAA
- the LOC122606603 gene encoding UDP-glycosyltransferase 75C1-like translates to MTSHRKILIVAYPRQGMINPSIRLANRLIIMGAEVTFATSIFGIHRVNKEAIPHGLILAPFSDGHDNGVQQTTTRQQNFSDFSTNGASAITEILKSASAEGHPFDNLVYTIVVPWAAKVANVNGVKSTLLWCQPATVLDIYYYYFNGYESLISSNKNNPSYPINLPGLPPLTIADLPSFFLPSSKPNEQDFMLQILKDHIDVLKISPKVLVNTFDELEFESIRAIKKLEVLPVGPLIPLDGKGLLDNCIQWLNTKPKSSVVYVSFGTLGSFSLDQMEEIATGLLEIGRPFLWVIRDVEQAKGLSKIEELEKFGMIVNWCAQVLVLSHQAVGCFLMHGGWNSTIEALGAGVPTVVFPRSSDQGTIGKMFEDVWKTGVRVKKREGDEMVEGKEIKRCVELVMGDGEMKRNADKWRDLSIEALKDGGSSAINLNAFLTHA, encoded by the coding sequence ATGACAAGCCACCGGAAAATCCTGATTGTCGCGTACCCACGCCAAGGCATGATCAACCCATCTATCCGCCTAGCAAACCGCCTCATCATAATGGGAGCCGAGGTCACCTTTGCCACCAGTATATTCGGCATACACCGGGTAAACAAAGAAGCCATCCCTCATGGCCTAATCTTGGCTCCTTTCTCTGATGGCCATGACAACGGCGTACAACAAACAACCACCAGGCAACAAAACTTTTCTGATTTTTCAACAAATGGTGCTTCTGCAATTACAGAAATCCTCAAATCTGCTTCTGCAGAAGGCCATCCGTTTGATAACTTAGTCTACACGATTGTCGTACCTTGGGCAGCCAAGGTGGCAAATGTTAATGGTGTCAAATCCACTCTTCTATGGTGCCAACCAGCTACTGTCTTAGATATATACTATTACTATTTCAACGGCTATGAAAGCTTGATATCAAGTAATAAAAACAACCCGAGTTATCCAATCAATTTACCTGGTTTGCCACCTCTAACAATAGCTGATTTGCCATCGTTTTTCTTGCCGTCTTCCAAACCAAATGAACAAGATTTTATGCTGCAGATTCTAAAAGATCATATTGATGTACTGAAAATATCTCCAAAAGTACTTGTTAACACATTTGATGAGCTAGAATTCGAGTCCATCAGAGCAATAAAGAAGCTTGAGGTCCTTCCTGTTGGACCCTTAATTCCGTTGGATGGAAAAGGACTTTTGGACAATTGCATACAATGGTTAAACACAAAACCAAAATCGTCGGTTGTGTATGTATCCTTTGGAACACTAGGTAGTTTTTCCTTGGATCAAATGGAGGAGATAGCAACGGGGTTACTGGAAATAGGCCGGCCGTTTCTATGGGTGATAAGAGATGTTGAGCAAGCAAAAGGATTGAGCAAGATAGAGGAATTGGAAAAATTCGGAATGATAGTGAATTGGTGTGCTCAAGTTTTAGTTTTGAGCCACCAAGCAGTTGGGTGTTTTCTGATGCATGGTGGGTGGAATTCAACGATAGAGGCATTGGGGGCTGGCGTACCTACAGTGGTTTTTCCACGATCGAGTGATCAAGGGACTATTGGGAAGATGTTTGAAGATGTGTGGAAAACCGGGGTTAGGGTGAAGAAAAGGGAGGGGGATGAAATGGTGGAAGGGAAAGAGATCAAGAGGTGTGTGGAATTGGTGATGGGAGACggtgaaatgaaaagaaatgcTGACAAATGGAGGGATTTGTCGATTGAAGCTCTCAAAGATGGTGGATCGTCTGCTATCAACCTTAATGCTTTCTTGACTCATGCTTGA
- the LOC122606799 gene encoding SMR domain-containing protein At5g58720, with the protein MKHPKKKKNKPKPSISKPKQQNPNPNSGQTVDHNLTEKIASFSIEEQMSNTTETASSHSDAAEIFGNSSDATEIFGSLTETGSSSSGSSGLSNFESLDSNRKIGKMGKGNYKVVAATGMVASVIGKDYVPTVIKKRGNDKWKGNDEGSVNVSHEDAEQFLCSMLSDDCEFGMDFVKDVLCGCAYDVEKALDRLLELTAPSSEPSTSGQHHNLNEKSKDTRSLLESSDSMTDSTYDLASSSESDLSMGFNRRNYFDVLARPEIQPQPGHKNTSELTQDVLESLFNTRKSSKHEPESMNWRNVVKKMESLGPMFDYPSEDTDKKQHVFAKGNDYQIYRTTATEHYDSMKSYFHKAATAYANGKREYAGYLSDQGRMCNEKARQAEKRASQDIFASRNKDFENMITIDLHGQHVKQGMKLLKLHLLFGAYVRSVRLFRVITGCGSHGVGKSKLKQSVVNLLNSENIEWKEENRGTLIIKLSEQREFSFLDSSSDSE; encoded by the exons ATGAAACAtccaaagaagaaaaagaacaaaccaaaaccctcaatttcaaaaccaaaacaacaaaaccctaaccctaactcTGGTCAAACCGTTGACCACAATCTAACCGAGAAAATCGCTTCGTTTTCGATCGAAGAACAAATGTCGAATACGACGGAAACAGCGTCGAGTCATTCCGACGCTGCAGAAATATTTGGAAATTCTAGTGATGCAACAGAAATATTTGGGAGTTTAACCGAAACCGGCTCGAGCTCGAGTGGGAGCTCGGGTTTATCGAATTTCGAGAGTTTGGATAGTAATAGAAAGATTGGCAAAATGGGTAAAGGGAATTATAAAGTTGTCGCGGCAACCGGAATGGTGGCGAGTGTGATTGGGAAAGATTATGTGCCAACTGTTATTAAGAAAAGAGGGAATGATAAATGGAAAGGGAATGATGAGGGTAGTGTCAATGTGAGTCATGAGGATGCTGAACAGTTTTTGTGTTCAATGCTTAGTGATGATTGCGAATTCGGGATGGATTTCGTTAAAGACGTGCTTT GTGGATGTGCTTATGATGTTGAAAAA GCATTGGACAGACTGCTTGAACTAACTGCTCCGTCATCTGAGCCCTCTACTAGTGGTCAGCATCATAACTTAAACGAAAAAAGTAAAGATACTAGGTCTCTATTAGAATCCAGTGACAGT ATGACTGATAGCACATATGATCTAGCTTCATCATCTGAGAGTGACCTTAGTATGGGCTTTAATCGCAG GAACTATTTTGATGTTCTTGCTCGTCCTGAAATTCAACCACAACCTGGTCACAAAAATACCTCTGAACTTACCCAGGACGTGTTGGAATCCCTTTTCAATACACGAAAGAGTTCAAAACATGAACCCGAAAGCATGAACTGGAGGAACGTAGTAAAAAAGATGGAGTCACTCGGTCCAATGTTTGACTATCCTTCAGAAGATACAGACAAAAAACAGCATGTTTTTG CTAAAGGAAATGACTATCAGATTTACAGAACTACTGCAACTGAGCACTACGATTCAATGAAGTCATACTTTCACAAG GCTGCAACCGCATATGCAAATGGAAAACGAGAATATGCAGGGTATCTCTCTGATCAG GGAAGGATGTGTAATGAAAAGGCTCGGCAAGCAGAGAAAAGGGCAAGCCAGGATATATTTGCTTCAAG GAACAAGGACTTTgaaaatatgataacaattgATCTACATGGACAACACGTGAAACAAGGAATGAAGCTCTTAAAACTTCACCTGTTATTTGGTGCATATGTTCGCT CTGTGCGGCTGTTCAGAGTTATCACGGGATGCGGGAGCCACGGAGTGGGAAAGTCCAAGCTTAAACAGTCG GTGGTTAATCTGTTAAATTCAGAAAACATTGAGTGGAAAGAAGAAAACAGAGGAACTTTGATAATCAAACTAAGTGAGCAGAGAGAGTTCAGCTTTTTGGACTCTTCTAGTGATAGCGAGTAA
- the LOC122609267 gene encoding UDP-glycosyltransferase 75C1-like, giving the protein MTRRQKILIIAFPGQGHINPSLQFAKRLLNMNVEVTFCTNSSVIRLIENQTTHHGLTFAPVSEDARKVNSTLEEFISDFAINGTREVSKMIKSAFTTGRPFDHMVYTTIVTWAADVANTYSLKSTLLWCQSATILDLYYYYFNGYQDLITSNKNNPKFLIKLPGLPSLTISDLPTFFLPECPEEHDFVLPLFRDHIDALKKSPRILVSTFNELEIGPIKAIEKLQLLSVGPLIPSAFLDGKDPLDNSFGGDLFETTEEDYIKWLNTKAKSSVVYVSFGSMSTLSNDQAEEMAIGLLESKRPFLWVIRDENKGSNLSKIDELRKQGMIVGWCSQVEVLSHQAIGCFVTHCGWNSTVEALAAGVPTVAFSQWSDQGTNGKMIEDVWKTGVRVKRKEGDGVVTGNEIKRCVEMVMENEEMRRNAEKWRDLAREAVSNDGSSIVNLQSFLDGVWNRITKL; this is encoded by the coding sequence ATGACACGCCGccaaaaaatcctaataatagCTTTTCCGGGCCAAGGTCACATTAATCCGTCTCTTCAATTCGCTAAACGCCTCCTAAATATGAATGTAGAAGTCACATTTTGCACAAATTCATCTGTTATCCGCCTTATTGAGAACCAAACCACCCATCATGGCCTAACCTTCGCCCCAGTGTCTGAAGATGCCCGAAAAGTTAATTCCACCTTAGAAGAGTTCATTTCGGATTTTGCAATCAATGGCACTCGAGAAGTCTCTAAAATGATCAAATCAGCATTTACCACTGGCCGCCCATTTGATCACATGGTGTACACCACCATTGTGACATGGGCGGCCGACGTGGCAAACACATATAGTCTTAAATCCACCCTTCTGTGGTGCCAATCCGCGACTATCTTGGAtctttactattattatttcaatGGGTATCAAGATCTCATTACTAGTAATAAGAACAACCCGAAGTTTCTCATCAAGTTGCCTGGATTGCCATCACTTACAATTTCCGATCTACCAACCTTTTTCTTGCCCGAATGCCCCGAAGAACATGACTTTGTTTTACCTCTTTTTCGGGATCACATTGATGCTTTAAAAAAGTCTCCAAGAATTCTTGTGAGTACTTTTAATGAGCTAGAAATCGGACCCattaaagctattgaaaagcTTCAGTTGCTTTCTGTTGGACCCTTGATCCCATCAGCCTTCTTAGATGGAAAAGACCCGTTAGACAATTCGTTTGGTGGTGACTTGTTTGAGACGACAGAGGAAGATTACATCAAATGGCTAAACACGAAAGCTAAGTCATCTGTCGTGTATGTTTCATTCGGAAGTATGTCAACTTTATCAAATGATCAAGCTGAAGAAATGGCAATTGGGTTGTTGGAGAGCAAAAGACCGTTTTTATGGGTAATTAGAGACGAAAACAAGGGTTCAAATTTGAGCAAGATTGATGAATTAAGAAAACAAGGGATGATAGTGGGTTGGTGCTCTCAAGTGGAGGTACTGAGCCACCAAGCAATTGGGTGTTTTGTGACACATTGTGGGTGGAATTCAACGGTGGAGGCATTGGCAGCTGGTGTTCCTACCGTGGCGTTTTCACAATGGAGTGATCAGGGAACAAATGGGAAGATGATCGAAGATGTGTGGAAAACCGGGGTCAGGGTGAAGAGGAAGGAGGGGGATGGAGTAGTGACAGGGAATGAGATTAAAAGGTGTGTGGAAATGGTAATGGAAAATGAAGAAATGAGGAGAAATGCAGAGAAATGGAGGGATTTGGCAAGAGAGGCTGTTAGCAATGATGGATCATCCATTGTCAACCTTCAATCTTTTTTGGATGGTGTTTGGAACAGAATTACTAAATTATAG
- the LOC122609265 gene encoding protein O-glucosyltransferase 1, which yields MGLFARKANRNPTSIPLFGVLLVVLLLTAIFLVVVDTLATQTKTIIGYNLKPTPWHEFPAKKFNNETKIARASKIIQCSYFSCGMRSKNDKILYTDNNAETCPSFFRWIHHDLEPWAKTGISYAHLMEVKKFASFRVVIIGGKLYVDYYYDCVQSRAMFTIWGFLQLLKRYPGRIPDVDLMFDCMDKPLIEKNESATPMPIFRYCTTPNHYDIPFPDWSFWSWPEVNIGPWEEEFQSIKEGSQQQSWRKKYPYAYWKGNPDVVSPIREALLQCNDTKQWGALIMRQNWTQEVLDGFKQSKLSSQCNHRYKIYAEGYAWSVSLKYILSCGCVPLIINPKYDDFFSRGLFPKKNYLPISPESICPSIKTAVEWGNAHPSKAEAIGKAVQHFMETLNMDRIYDYMYHLIVEYAKLLDFKPVRPVSALEECVDSLYCFADQNQTHFLAGSETLPSKSPPCKLPRQANKLIDRMIEQKKKIINSTQLLM from the exons ATGGGCTTGTTTGCAAGAAAAGCCAATCGAAATCCAACATCTATACCTCTTTTCGGTGTTCTTCTCGTCGTTCTCCTCCTCACCGCCATCTTCCTTGTCGTG GTTGATACCTTGGCGACGCAGACCAAAACGATTATTGGATACAATTTGAAACCGACGCCTTGGCATGAATTCCCTGCCAAGAAATTTAATAACGAAACAAAGATTGCTCGAGCTTCCAAGATTATACAATGCTCTTATTTTTCATGTGGGATGAGATCTAAAAATGATAAGATTTTGTATACCGATAATAATGCAGAAACGTGTCCTAGTTTTTTTAGATGGATACATCATGATCTTGAGCCATGGGCTAAAACCGGCATTTCTTATGCTCATTTGATGGAAGTCAAGAAATTTGCTTCGTTTCGTGTTGTGATTATTGGGGGGAAGTTGTATgtagattattattatgattgtgTGCAGAGTCGAGCCATGTTTActatttgggggtttttgcagCTTCTTAAGAGGTATCCTGGTAGAATCCCGGATGTGGATTTAATGTTTGATTGTATGGATAAGCCTCTTATTGAAAAGAACGAGTCGGCTACACCTATGCCTATTTTTCGATATTGTACAACGCCTAATCATTATGACATTCCGTTTCCTGACTGGTCTTTTTGGAGCTG GCCAGAAGTTAACATAGGACCATGGGAAGAAGAATTTCAAAGCATTAAAGAAGGTTCACAACAGCAAAGTTGGAGAAAGAAGTATCCATATGCGTATTGGAAAGGGAACCCAGATGTCGTTTCTCCAATTAGAGAAGCATTGCTTCAATGTAACGATACGAAGCAATGGGGAGCACTTATCATGCGTCAG AATTGGACACAGGAAGTATTGGATGGGTTTAAGCAATCAAAACTATCAAGCCAATGCAATCATCG GTATAAAATATATGCCGAGGGGTATGCTTGGTCTGTAAGCTTAAAATATATACTGTCTTGTGGTTGTGTTCCTCTTATAATCAATCCAAAATATGACGATTTCTTTAGCCGAGGTCTCTTTCCGAAGAAAAACTACTTACCAATCTCCCCTGAGAGCATATGTCCATCTATTAAAACTGCAGTTGAGTGGGGAAATGCACATCCATCCAAG GCAGAGGCGATAGGAAAAGCAGTGCAGCATTTCATGGAGACTTTGAACATGGATAGGATATATGATTACATGTATCACTTGATAGTCGAGTATGCAAAACTGCTGGACTTTAAACCAGTACGACCTGTGTCTGCGTTAGAAGAGTGCGTCGACTCTTTGTATTGTTTTGCAGATCAAAACCAAACACATTTTCTTGCAGGATCAGAAACCTTGCCTTCAAAATCCCCTCCTTGCAAACTTCCCAGGCAGGCAAACAAACTGATTGACAGAATGATAgaacagaaaaagaaaattataaattCTACCCAACTTTTGATGTAA
- the LOC122607539 gene encoding inositol 3-kinase, which yields MGQNNPNPHHHGLIIGNYCHDILFKDNLVLAETLGGAVSFISRVLDNLNISADYISKVGNDFDYFNITNIHPPIISSCSKTTVFHAYFLSDDPLEIRREDRVLKRVVSGDPIHPSDFGNNENCSFLFGIAAGVAGEVTSESLEKMLDICDIVIVDIQALIRKFDEMDGTVKLVSLKESGFYHLVKRIGFLKASAEEAPYMDIEEVRKNCCVVVTSGKDGCSLYWKDGEMQIEPFRTVQVDPTGAGDSFLGGLVAGLVEGLSVPDAALVGNFFGSLTVGQIGLPEFDSRLMQKVKEELQRRKIQCSGHDEESKYTKPRGHEQFIASLHSARIATALTISPNIADQTLDPDSGYASRQMLFLKNSLYEEPIKSTDVKP from the exons ATGGGCCAAAACAACCCAAATCCCCATCATCATGGCCTAATCATCGGCAACTACTGTCACGACATCTTGTTCAAAGACAACCTTGTACTAGCCGAAACCTTAGGCGGCGCTGTCTCCTTCATTTCACGTGTCCTCGACAACCTTAACATCTCCGCTGATTACATTTCAAAAGTTGGTAACGATTTCGACTACTTTAATATAACCAATATTCACCCCCCAATTATATCTTCTTGTTCTAAAACTACTGTTTTCCATGCTTATTTTTTATCTGACGACCCGTTAGAGATCCGTCGCGAAGACCGGGTTCTCAAACGGGTCGTCTCGGGTGACCCGATTCACCCATCTGATTTCGGTAATAATGAAAATTGTAGTTTTTTATTTGGAATAGCTGCCGGGGTAGCCGGAGAAGTGACGTCAGAAAGTTTGGAAAAAATGCTTGATATTTGTGATATAGTTATTGTAGATATACAAGCACTAATAAGAAAATTCGACGAAATGGATGGAACAGTAAAATTAGTTAGTTTAAAAGAAAGTGGTTTTTATCATTTAGTTAAACGAATCGGGTTCTTAAAAGCTTCGGCTGAAGAAGCGCCGTATATGGATATTGAGGAAGTGAGGAAAAATTGTTGTGTAGTTGTGACTAGTGGAAAAGATGGGTGTAGTTTGTATTGGAAAGATGGGGAGATGCAAATTGAACCGTTTAGAACGGTTCAAGTTGACCCGACTGGGGCAGGGGATAGTTTTTTGGGTGGGTTGGTTGCTGGGTTAGTTGAAGGGCTTTCGGTCCCTGATGCAGCTTTGGTTGGGAACTTTTTTGGGTCGTTGACGGTTGGGCAAATTGGGTTGCCTGAATTTGATTCGAGGTTAATGCAG AAAGTGAAGGAAGAGTTACAGAGGAGGAAAATTCAGTGCAGTGGGCATGACGAGGAATCAAAGTATACAAAGCCGAGGGGTCATGAACAGTTTATTGCATCACTGCATTCTGCTAGAATAGCAACAGCACTAACAATTTCTCCTAACATAGCAGATCAAACTCTTGATCCTGACTCTGGGTATGCTAGTCGGCAGATGTTGTTTCTTAAAAATAGTCTCTATGAAGAACCAATCAAGTCAACTGACGTTAAGCCTTGA